GCGAAAGGCTCCACCGGGGAGAGCGGCggcaggccccgggccctctccAGGACGGCGGGGCGGTAAGTCCCTACCTAGCGGCGTCAGGTCCCACCACGGCGCGCAGCATCGCCCTCATCCCCCGCTGCTATAGCTACGgggagccgcggccgccgccTCTCGCGAGAGCCGCCATCTTCCCGCCGGCGGGGGGCGCCTCCTCTCGCGAgagggctgagggagctcggtCCGAGCCGGTGGAGCTCGGCCGGGTCGGGTTCCTCGCCCGCCATTTCGCGTTACCTCAGCCCCGGGCAACCCTCCCACGGGGTCGGGGCGCTTCGGAGGGCGGGCGGCCTAACCCAGTGTCCCCTCCCGAGGTCCGGTAACCCGGCTCGGCGGCTCtcggggcgggcccggccgctTAGCGCGGTTCAGCGCCTGAGGCCGATGCAGCACAGCTTGCTCGGCAGAGCTGCCGGGATAGAAACGACTTTTTTCTTACCGGAAAAGAGCTAGGTGTGCTTGCTGAGTGTGTATGTCTAAGAATCGTAAATACGGGCTGTGGTAGCTGTGGGGTATGGCTGAAGCCAAAGGTAACAGTCCAACACGTTCGTCTCTGGCAAAAGTTTACCTGGAGTTGGTGTGAGAGATGGGTTTCCTCACGCATTGGAGCCGTAACATCGTGTTCAGCATCATCCATCCATTCAGGCGTGAATTGGACCGTCTCAGAAACTGGGAAAATTTGAATAAGATCTTTTACAAATTTgtacttttattttctgaatactAGACAATgtgtaaaattaatatttaaaaaattaatattaaaattaatattaagcTCAAACTCCCTGAACCGCATCAGCTGCACATAGCAATCTGTAATTTTCCTGTCACCAGTATGGAGCGCTGGTAATAACGTGAACTCTGGTGGTTTTGGTGATACCCAAGGTACACGTTTCAAGCCCACTGAATAAATGGGTCCTTTCCTATGAATTCAGGATCGTGCATGTAGAGAAAGTCTGAAGGTAACTGGAGGGAGTTCCATTTCCATGGGCAGTTGGTATCTCAGTGCCAGCACCCTCGCTAAAACATGTAATTACTCAAACTGAACCCTGAAGACGTGAGGGCTAATATGTTTGCTATTTTGCCCTTGTATTTCAGCATTCCCGACATCTGAGAGATACGTCTTTTGTAATAATCCTTAGAGGAGTGCCACCAGCTCTGTAAGTTGTGGAGAATGTTCTTTTTACCCAGTTATTGAGCCCCATTTTTACATACAAGAAGCGAGCGAGTTGATGCATAATGTTCCATATCTGAAAGATGTATTTCTGTATGCCAGAATTACCAGCTTCTGATAATTCAGTACACCGTCAGTCGTATGTCAGATGCGCAGAGTATGCCTGGAGGACTGGGACTACCTTTTGTTCTGCCCAGAGCAAACACTTAAAGCATGCTGTTTGTATATAcagacacatatatatgtatgcgtATACAcgtatatttatgtatatagaAGTCTGCGATACTGTTTGTGCCACTACTGTTGATATGGCCTTTCTACCACCActaaaataataccaaaaaaAAGTTTGTGGATTTGGAAGACTGCTTGTTTACTTGTTGTGACTTCCCATCCCCTTTCAGTCTCTTGCTTTGGGAATCAAGCCAATCATACTGGGAGAGAGAGTGAATGAGGAAGGCTTCAAGCCTCTCTTAGGGACCAAAGATAATTAAGAGAAACATTTAGAGACAGTAGATATAATGAAGCCCCGAATCTATGCTAGCTTCAGGCCCATTAAAGTATGGCTGTTTTCATAATAGAATAAGGAAGTAATTACTCATCTGAACCAGGCACTGTGGAGTTTGACTAAAGCGCTCTTTGGTGTAATTGAATTTGTAGAGCATCTGTGAGCAGGGGAGGTCCTGTGCGATAAGGCCCATAGGTTGTCCTTAGGCTGGCCGGCAGAAAGTTTCTCATTTGTTTGTTCCTCCTTCCAGGGCCACTTTGTTTTCCCTGCAGTGAATGATGTGTAATGAGATTGTTGCTTAAGGCAGGAACTTCCCCCAGCAAGAAGGGGAAGTCTGCAGAGTCCTTATTTACCCTTTAGTGAAGAGGGATCTTTCATAGCACAAGTAGAGCGTTGCTCATCGGTAGCCTTTTTCACTGCTGTTAGTGCTCaccttgtatgttttttttctccccagctaCAAATGCAGGGACCTGGAGTAGAGCAGTGGTGCTGCCCTTGGCTCGTGTCTGAGCCAGGAAAGAGCTGAGACCTTTCATCAGCCTTTCGTAGTACAATTGTGCCTTCCCTGTCCAAATTTCCAAAAAATAAGTGTTCCCAGTAAGCCTTGttagaaaagcaaagaataacTATTTTGGTTTGGCACTAGAAGAAGAACTTATAACCATAAGTTAATCTCAccttatttatgcatttatttgttCACTGTGGATTTTTGAAAGGCAAATGTTCATTATAACTCTGGCTAGAGTGACGTCTGTAACTTCTTCCTATTTTTTAAAGGGTAGTGGTCCCTGTCTGCAAATTTATTTGTGTCAGTTCTCCCTGAAAGTGGACCAGGTGGAATTTTCTGCATATGAGAAACAGGCTTTTAAAATTCAAACTCTTTGCACAAAGcattttgtggtttttaattGTTAATCAAAAggtcacaacaacaacaaaagagcctTGCAGGTTTTCTTCAAAAACATTGGAAAATGTGCATTAAAAGTTTTGATATAAATAGTGTTTCTAAAAAGTAAAttgaaaattaaaggaaaagttTATATTTGAGAATTTGTTTATTAAGCTGACTGGAGCGTAGGTTGTGTTTAAGAGCATTGCTTCAGAGTGGTTCATATAGTTCTCTTCGCTTGACTGCCTGTGTTAATTAACACAGTATATATCTGAGCAAGTACTTGCACTCATTAAAGCATCATGTAAGCTGCACTGCAAGCAGGAGATGATCATCAGAGAGATGACACTTCCTATCTGTTAAATACATAGAGAGCAAGAGGTACAGCATGAAGGCACTGCTGCTTAATTACATTAGCTGAAGAGACTTTTACTAGTAGATATATGATGCCATGAATATAATTAAGAGTGTCTCAAATCCCACATACTCAGCAGTTCACCAGAGTTGTAGGGTTCCACCAGATGTGTGCAGTCTTGCTTCTGCGTGTGTCTGCAAATTCTGCTCGACTATCTGTGGTCCTGGTCAGGCACATCTCCAAGACAGAGCAGGCAACTTGTCTAAACTAGTTTGTAACCTGCAATTTGAGGATTTGGGCATAGATGAGATTGCATATAAATGTATTAATGTGCTGTGAGCCAGCACGCTGGCTTGCGAACTTTTCTAATAGTCATTTAAGAGAAATTAGCATATGTGCTGCTGCTAGGCGGTGGTGTACTCCCTAAGTTGCCAGAGAAAGGCTAACAGCAGGTTGTTGTGCCAAGGGCAGTGCAGTCCTTTGGAAGCCAGGGCATCGCACCAGTGGTACTCTGCTGTGGAAGGGAACGTGTACTTGCAGACaagctaagcagaaaaaaagcctcAGTGCAGTGAATGTTCAAGGCTTGTGCCACAAGTCAGCGCTTCCCGCGGAGGGACGGCCACATGCGGACCTCTTTGCTCCGTAACAGAATGATCATGTTCAGGCTCTTGGCTGTCTGTTGCCTGCCATCTTGTACAAGAGAGGTGAATACGTTTTGTGTATTCACAGTGTgatttgaaaaagaaacacaagacAAACCTATATTCTGCTAGCAGCCTGAATCTGTTCCAGATTTTATTTCAGAGAGGCACTAAGCTTAATGATAAAGCCATCTCCTCTAAATGCTCTGTCAATAACAGCATCAAATGTAATTCCCTGATGTTAGTTGTATGAATTATATCATCATCATCTCTAATGGCAAGCTGCTCACGAGAGAGATGATTATGAGATGCAAACCGTTTGATTAGGGAATACGTTGCAGTCAAATGGAAGATTTTCTGCGCAACAGAGAGAAGCATACCAACCGTGCTTTGAGTCCATACTTATGGAGAGTATTGCTGAGATGTTGTTAAACACCTTTCTTTTATATTAAGAAGTGGGCactatttttatgcattttcagTATGGCTTGGATTCTTTATCATACAAGTTGCCTTAtatgagaaaaacatttctaaGCTTGGAAActgtaaaataatataaaaataacactGTAAATAACTAAAAATATAAGAACTTTTTGTTCTGAATGAAAGATCTGATTGTCACAAAATTCTATCCAATCTGTTTTTCATGGGCCAGCCCCTCTCTCCTCTCTGTTAAATGGATTTTTGGCTGCTGTTCCATGGAGTATAAGGTTAATATCCAGTATATCCTCCATGAGGGAACTGTAGCCTGCCTTTACAAGAGGATGGGCTCAATAATTTGTTAGTTCTTTTTTATCTCTAACTATGATGATCCTGCTTAAAAGCAGATGACTGAGTTTCCATTCTGTAGCTCCTAGTATGTGGGGGAAATCCACTGTAATTAAATCTTATAAAATCCTCTTATTCCCAATATAAATAATTCTCTGACATAGGCAATTCCCCCGAGTCTACATCATAGCCCAAGGAAAACAAAGCGTGGGAGCAGTTACTTACTTCCTCTTAAATATTTGATCATTTTGGGCAAACTTCTGCCCTGACTACAGTAGCTGCAAGCCtcactgaaattaattatttctgagaCAGAATTTGGATTACTGACTTTGCTCACTTTTAGCATTACTTTGAATAATGACTAAACTGGCATGTATTTTAATCTGTGTAAACAGCAAGACAATAGTTGTCTAAATTGTTCGGCAAAATGTAGTGTTGTATTTCCCATTTTGTACTGGAAACAAAAGCACATAAATCCTGCTTGACAGGATTTGAAATTGAAAGTGTACTGGCAAAGGAAGAGCTATATGCCTCATTAAGCAAATTTACCAAAACCGAAGGATCCTCTTAGATTACAAGTATGAATTATAGCAGTATTATTAATTAAATTTGCAGTGATACAATACCAATCCAAGCGCATTGAAACTTTTTATGCCCATATAGGGTTTGGGATAATAGGCTGCACAGACAAAAACTCTTGTCCAACAGTACGTTATGAACCAGAGAGAGCTTTGGGTGTATACCCAGTGCTTCAACTTACTTGCTGGGTGATGCTGCCTTCCTAGGATGGGACACCAGCAGAGAGCACTGTGCTATATCTGCACAGCATTTGTTGCCTTTCCCTGCGTGTTTAAGGACCCGTTTTATTTAGTCTTTTTTCCATTATGTTCCAGTAGAACTGATTGTTGTGATTGTACTGGATTTCCCCAACATTTTGGTGTAATTGCCCTGTGTGTACCAACAGCCCTTAGttgccctgaccagcctcacctgggaccttCACCCCACTCATGGCCCAGAAACCCCATTTCAGGCCAGTCCTGGGCCTGAGGTCCCTGTCTGAGCTATATTGTAGGGGTGTTGGCTTGCACTCTTGCCTCCTGGCTGGACCTGAGACCTGTGCTGTAGCTAGCCTGTCTCCTAGGTGGACTTCAGACCCACAGCGTAGCTTGTGCGCAGCCCTGTCTCCTTCTGCTCCCGACCAGACTCCCTGGATGGCCCCCGTGCCCAATTCATCCCTTCACCACGTCTGGGGTGACTGATGAACCCTGTCACCAGCCCTCAGCTCTGTCTGCCATGCTCAGGTGGGGTGGGCTTGTGTGCTGGCGGGTGAGGGCACTGCCGGTGCTGGGCTTACCTGGGGCTCATCCCTCTTTGGAGCAGCCAGCCGGCTCTGCACCTTGACATGTCCAGCTGGCCTGTGATCTGCGACACCTGCTACTGAAAGTAGATCATGACATCCAGGTACCAAACTGTcttgcttctgctgctcctgaCATACTTACTACGAAAGCATCATGTATTTCACTTTTGAAAAATCGTGTAATTCTGTATTACAAGAGTCTAATATCCCTGTCAGAAAAGGGGAGGCCATAAATGGCGTATTTGgtgggaaaatattttgcttagtGTCACCTAGGTTTCTCTGAAATGTCCTCTGTCTTTCCGAACTTCTGGTGTTCTCTTTGTAGCCTGGACTCTTGTAATCTAGTTAGAATACTTTTGGAACTGGAAAATAAATCCCTCCCCCTTAATTACAAGGCAATTGAAAAAGTTAGATTGATTAAAAATGTTGGAAAACCCACAGCAACCTTATCTGCAGACAGAGATCAAGCACAGAATAAAATAATAGTTTAGCAGAATGCGAGAATTTCCCATTTAAATGCCTTTCACTGGTGAAATTTGCATGTGTTTATGTAAGCACTGAAAACGGAAATCAACATGGGAAATGTCTTTTCAACTCATTCCTGGAtccattttttccaaagaaataaaacaagttttTCTGAGGATTTGTTTTCAACTCAAGTTTGAAATGCTTTGTAGGAACATGTCAAAAAAGACaacctttttcatttttgttgaaaTGTTCTTCAGAGGACCACATAAATGTTTTTAAGTTAGTCACAGAACTGACTTATGGATGCTTCTTAACCATTTAATAGGACATATAATGAATGTTCTTTAGCCATTTCACTGAAAGGTTAGGATGCTACTCATTCATTACTTCTGCAGCTTGTTATTATTAGAACAATTGTAAGAGATCTCAGGGTAGCCCTGGCAGTAGCCTTTTAGAGGAGTGTAATAAAACCAATCTCAAAACTATCCAAACACAATAAAAATCGAATATATGGTTGCTGAGTTTTCTAGACAAGAAGGAAAAACTCCTAAATTAAACGTACTTCAATGGCAGCTGTCCATGTGAATAAGCTGTTTAGCCCTGGTTATAAGACGAAATGTTGATCTGAAGAAGGCACCAGGACAGAGAATTCCAAACCAGTCTCCATGCAGGCTGAGCTAAGGGTATGGTAGTGAAACAGCAGTCTTCTATGTCATGTCAGAGTGCTGTTCAGGAAACCAAAGGTATTTCCTATAGAAAAATGAAGTTCTTTATTGGTTTTCCACAGTGCCTGCCTTGCTTCCTATATGTGTGGCATTGATAAAACTGTTACAAGAAATGGAATAGACTTTGATGCTGTGTATTTGAATAAGTAATGCACTGTGACCGGtgtgaaattatttctgttttagttaaaactttttctttcttgctctgtaACTATGGGCAAGTCATCTCACCTGGATGTGCCTCTGTTCCTTCCCGACCTATTGCCTTCTTGGTCTCTCTGTGTGAAAAACCACCTGCGTAAGCTATCACCTATTTTGTACTCTGGAGAAGTGGGGAATCTTAGGTGACAGTGAAATATTTTGATCTCTCTGTTACACTGATAGGCTGACTTGCTGTTTTAGGTCTGATGCTGTTATAATTACCTGTATCATTTCCTCCAGTATCATTACCTATATAATTTCTGCCATCAGTTTTCCAGTATTTATCCAAGCCACCCTGATGTATACCTATGTTATGACCATCCCCATCAGTCACTGATCTTTCCTCCCATGCTAACAGTCTAGTTGTGAGATTGAAATTTTTGTTCTTGCTAATCACCAGATTCATTCAGCAgcactttttaaagagaaaacacaaaggCTTTTTTGCCTGTCGGTGTTTTATTAGTTGTTAATATATGACAGAACAGATTTATTATGGAGCAGACAGGCAGCATTTAGCATCGCTAAACAGAAAAACACTTCCTAGTTTTGCCCTTTTATGACCTGGTGAATAAAAAGCTCCTTTCCCTCAAACGGTTTCTGATATGGATTAACACCATAGCGAAGATAACTTTAGAACCTGCTAGGAACTTGTCTGGGCTAAGGGCAAAAGAAAGGAAGGGCTGACAGAACTAGAGCTGTACTCTTCAGCTCCTTACTAtcaacttgcagatagaaagggctgagaaagaaggaaGGCCTTGGCGGTGGGGATTTACAGCTCTTCTGTTTCACCACTCCTTGGCACATTGACCTCAGTGTGGTACTCGGAGGAGTCTCCTGAAGGCATCCAAGGTATTGGGGTTCTGTTGAAGGAGGGTCTGTTGCTGAAATTTTGATTATATATCATGAGAGATTCTGGAAGCAAAGGGCAAATATCAAACTGAGGCACTTTGAAGGTCATCCGTTTGGCTGCTTTCTCATAGCCCCCGTAAGGCATGGCGGTCCTGGCATAGAGGAATACATGGAGTTAGAAAACAGCATAGGTAAACAATGGGATTTAGAAGATAAATAATCAAAGTTAGCAAGATTGTAAATTTTACCACTGTCGCAGGCCACCAAGTCCTTCCCAAGAATATATACGTATCCATTGCCTATGTACTAAAAAGAAATCCCCCCTCTCTGCTCTGTGCGCTTCCTTCACTCCTGTTGCATCACTCTCCATCAAGCCACACGCCTTTCACACCTGTCGGTACCCCGTGCATGGAGGAGGCAGAGGCTGCGTTACTGCAGAAATGAGTGGCATTTGGGTTTGTGCTGGCTACTGATGTCCTGAGGCTATGGAAGTGGGTGGCAAATTTGTATAGAGAGGTTAACAGAAAATTGTTGCGGCCTGAGAAGTATTTGTAAAACTTCCAGTTCTTATCAGAAGCAACAGGAAGATCCTGATTCTTATCTGCAGTACTGTGAAGTATGCGGCTTCTGATCATAAGTATTTTTCCTGAACTCTTGAACTTTAAATGGCTGCAGTAATAAACAGTGGCAAGCTAAATCTCCCTGGTCAAATGGgggtggaaaagaaagggaaaaaggattaAAGTCCTCATATTCAGTTTTCTGTCTATAAGATGAATTAAAATCTCTAGCTCATAATGTATCTGCTCTTCGTAGGCCTCCAATCATTTCATCCACAGGAGACTCTGCTAAGCACAATGACATGCAACTAAAGCTTCCTTACATTGAACAGAACAGGAGGGCTATGGCCAGGGTGACTGTGTTTTTGCATGCTGAATAAACTGAATTGAATATCCAAGAAGACTTACCGGTTAAAAGACTTGTAGTGGGGGAAATCAGCTTTGGGACTATATGACAGTAAGTCAATGGTGAACTGACTTTTGTCCTCAGGGCTGATACCCATTGCTCGTTCCCAGGGGGAGATATAAGTTTTAAATACAGTGACTTTTTTGCCTCCTGGCTTTCCATCTGTAAACAGAGCAAGGTAAAACGCACTAGTTAGATCACACTTACTCTAAATACATTGCCTTTCTGTATTCTGCTATTGAAGTTGAGACACCAGCTTTGTTTCCAGATTCTGTAACTCCTAGATCAAGCCTGAGATTTTATGGTTAGATTTCTCTTAAAAAAGACTGTCACACACCACTTCCATCCTTATGCACAAAAGCAGGTGTACCACAGTCTAAGAGCCACTCAGTCAGGAATTGGCATTAGAGCGTGTATTTGAAAGCTAGTTTTCCATTGTTCTCTCTGGTCTCTCAAATAAAAACCCCTTATCCCAAGAGCTAATGTCCTTACCCCACCATCTCTTTCACTAGCTCAAGGGAAGCTTTATACAAGGCAAAATGCTACCTACATTCATAATTTACTTCTCTCTTCCCTGTCTGATCATAGCTGACATACCCCTCCACATAAACCTCAGCATCGTCATGGCATGGAACAAAGCAAGCCCTGACTGTAAACTCCAAAACTAGGCTTCAACTTCGAAGATGGCTCTAACTGAGCAAAACCCTTTAACCATTGTATTTCAGGGTCTTGGCAACCTCCAACCATCTTTACTAATGTCTGTCTCAGTAGTCTGTTGTTGAATGTTCTAAAATTGCCATCTCCCTTGTCTCAGTATTTTACAAGTTGGCATTTTCTTTGTGATTACATGaacagacattcatattttctccCTCCTGAGCCAGGATGTTAGAGACAAGCCTGGCTCAGACACCTCAGGATGGCTAAAAGCAGTTTGAAAATATGATGAGGTATCTTTCTGGAGTTTAAAATTCTGTGAGTGACAGAGCTGCACTTTGCTGTTAAATCAGATACTTGATGACCAGAAATTTCAGGTTACCTTCTGGCTGCTCCATTAAGCAAATGAGCTTAGTCAAGAGGTTTCTGtatgcctcttttttttgttccctttttttttttttttttcccttgcagttgTGTATAATACCATCTTGTTAATAAGAGCATTGATTGTGTATTGATATGTAGCACACTTTTAAGATTCACATCCTTCAGAAACCTTAAAACTCCTGAGCAATGACTTCCACTTAGCTTGATTAGGGCAGATGGGAATAGTAGGTTAATGGAGTTAAGACATTCTGGTGCTTTCGTGATGCTACAGTTTGTGTAGAAAACATAAATCCTTATGAAGTAAGTGGCAAAGAATGAACACTATTATCTGAAACTTTCCTCTTTATCACACCTGCTTTCTTTGTCCTGCTTATTTTCTCAAACCTTGCCAAATCCTGGGCTTTCCTGGATACAGAGAATTACAGACATGTACAGGTATCTCATTTTCTTGAAAAACCTAAAAACAAGTACCCCCCTCTTCCTGTGTGCAGGGCCTAAACTAAGTAGTTTAGAAGTAAATTGATTGCTAGggttgaaaaataaaagcagttggGATCCATCTCTGCAGTAAAAGTTATGGGATGGTGTtaatcttccttctctctgcacACAGAAATAGGGTAACGATGGAGGAAAATTTCCTATAAGGATACAGAGTCTACACAGATTCATTTTTCACAGGGATGCCTGGAAATGTGAAAGCTGATTTTGATATAAAATGCACATTCTTCCAGAATGTAAATGAAAAACCTTGGTTTTACAAGTCATCCATTTGGTCACTTACGACAGCAGTTCCTGGTTCCCAAGCAAATTTGCTTTTTATTGTAAAATCCCATAGGGACTGTTAAAATAACAATTTCACCTGCTGATTCTCATACAAAGGACTTGGTTCTAGAGGTTTCTGGCCAAACTAAACAGAGGATAAAATTAATCAAGGACTAAATtcaatgaaaaatacttttactCGTAAAAGTATTACTTCAGCAGACCAGTGATGATTACCAGATAACTTTTAGAAATATTGCTGTTCCTTTCTGAATATTATCCAAAAAGGGCTGTTCGTTTAGGTGGAAACTTTGATTTGAAATCAGGGCTGATATACTTGAGACTGATGTGTCAGGTCAGACTATGGAGCTAAAGAGCTGATACTACTATCTCTGGCAGCGGTCAGTGTGAAGCTCTTGAAAGGGAAGGGTATGCCATACTGGCATACTGCTGTGTCAACCTCAGGAGCTCCGTAGCTAAGTTTCCCATCATTTCTATGGTCCAGCCAAGGCAGGTATTTCTGCTTCTTGCCTATGATTGAGCACCACAGAAGCATGCAAACAAAACTGTTGAGCTAAAGGCAGTTCAACTTCTCTAGACTTTGCAGTGAAACTTAGTTTAGAAGAATTCaggttttattaaaattaatttacttgTCCCTAAGAGTAAGGCCGGCACGAGCTCTGGTAGCTTTAGCTATTTCTTGTTCTTGCAGAGAGATACTTGCCTTTCTCAGTACCATCTCCTCCTTCTCCAGCACTTCCAGCCAATTCCCCCGCATGCTCCCCTGCGCTGTCCCCAGGGCCTCCTTTGCTTCCAGGCCTAGGAGGAGCAGTGGTTTGCTGCTGCTTACTGGAGCCGTGCTGCCCCACAGTCACTCCTCCTACCATCCGCCCATGGGCATAGCCGTGAGCATCTTCCCTGTAATGCCCTCCTGGTGGGATGAACTTCTGAAAGTGATCCTAGGGCAGGAGAGAAGAGAGCAGGAATGCCTGTTACAGCGCATGGTCCATTTGCATTTGCAGGACTGGGTCCCAGAACATGAACTCCTGAGACTTTGTGATCTGACCAGTTTTGTGTCTCAGTTACAAAACCAGTGGCAGAACTTCGGCTGAGTTATTCTCTGTATTCAATATAGGAGCAGTTGTAGAACAGCAGCAAGGGCAATGGAAGCACACCCTTCAGTGGAGACCTCATAGTCAACAGTGATCAGTATGAAATAcagcaggaagggaaaggaaatacaGCTTTTGCCAAAGCAGGTAAAGGTCCAGACAGAGATACATTGGGTAACCTTGGGAAAGCAAGCTGGTCAAGAAATACGAAGTGTTTTCATGTCAAGGTTAAGATAGCCCAGCAAAGTCAGCTCGGTTCCAGTGTGAGAGCGGAGTGTTACAGGGCACCAGAACAACAGGGTGCCTGTGACAACATAAAAGCCCATATGTCTGTTTTCCATAGATATGAAGGTCTGCATGGGGAGGGATATTTACAAACTGAGAAAGGCTGAAGAAATAGCAGCCTGGGAAGATATGAAAGACTTCCTGGAGACCGCAAGAGGATAATGATGAAGAGTTTTGTTTGTAGCAATAGGTGCATTAACAAACCAAATCTAACCAGCAGCAAGGCAAAGACAGCAAGCTGTATCCATC
This sequence is a window from Opisthocomus hoazin isolate bOpiHoa1 chromosome 6, bOpiHoa1.hap1, whole genome shotgun sequence. Protein-coding genes within it:
- the MYOZ1 gene encoding myozenin-1 isoform X1: MPLAGTPPPVKRKKSTKLTGKLTHEVMPQEVSKLNLGKKISIPRDVMLEELSLLTNKGSKMFKLRQLRVEKFIYENNPDAFTDNSVDHFQKFIPPGGHYREDAHGYAHGRMVGGVTVGQHGSSKQQQTTAPPRPGSKGGPGDSAGEHAGELAGSAGEGGDGTEKDGKPGGKKVTVFKTYISPWERAMGISPEDKSQFTIDLLSYSPKADFPHYKSFNRTAMPYGGYEKAAKRMTFKVPQFDICPLLPESLMIYNQNFSNRPSFNRTPIPWMPSGDSSEYHTEVNVPRSGETEEL
- the MYOZ1 gene encoding myozenin-1 isoform X2, translating into MPQEVSKLNLGKKISIPRDVMLEELSLLTNKGSKMFKLRQLRVEKFIYENNPDAFTDNSVDHFQKFIPPGGHYREDAHGYAHGRMVGGVTVGQHGSSKQQQTTAPPRPGSKGGPGDSAGEHAGELAGSAGEGGDGTEKDGKPGGKKVTVFKTYISPWERAMGISPEDKSQFTIDLLSYSPKADFPHYKSFNRTAMPYGGYEKAAKRMTFKVPQFDICPLLPESLMIYNQNFSNRPSFNRTPIPWMPSGDSSEYHTEVNVPRSGETEEL